GCAAGAAGAATAACTGTAAACCATTGTTTAGCAACGATTCGAAAAGAAACTAACTTCAACATGTATTTAGACGATGTGAAAATGCTTTCGCAGCCTTCTGTTGACGAACTGAATACACTAGAAGAAGAAGATTTACTTAATTTATTAAACCATATTCCTGACGGCTGTAAAACTGTGTTCAACCTTTTTGTTATTGAAGGTTATGCTCACAAAGAAATAGCCGAAATGCTGAAGATCTCCGAAGGCACCTCGAAATCACAATTGAATGCCGCTAAGACCAAACTGAAAGAACTGGTTAATAAACTGTATTATCAAAAAGCAAAATAGTCATGGACAATCAAGATAAATTATTCGATAAAATAAAACAAGCTTCGCAAAATGCCGAGTTTAAAGACTTTCCAGGAATGGAAAAAGTCTGGTCGCGCGTAGAAGACAAACTGGACAAAAAGGAAGATAAAAAGACAATTGTATTGTGGAAAAAAATTGCTGTTGTGGCTTCTCTTCTTTTATTAATCTCTTTGGGTTCACAATTTTTACATACCAATAAAGAGGATATAAACGAAACTCCAAAAGTTGTAGTTAACGAAAAAGTTAACATTGAAAACCCTGCTGCAGAAAAAAATGAAACAGTTGTCTCTTCAGATACACCATTAGTTCCAAAAGAAGAAGTGGCTAAAATTCTAGACCAGCAGATCAAACAGCAGGAAAAAGTAGCAGTGCATGAAACTCAAGCTATTCCAAAAGCAATTGCTCCTCCGCCAGTTGTAACTGAAAGAGCCAATTATGACGCTATAATAGTTGCTTCATCGCCAATACGTGCAGAAGAAGACAGTAATACAGATTCTGAAAAAGAAGTAACTTCTGAAATGGGGTATTTTAAAAATCCGCAAAGGGAATCTGCTAAAGCTGCTTTTGTTGATAAAAGTACTTCACGAGCTAAAAAAAGCACGCCTTTAGTAGTCCTTAACGGAAATGCAATGGCGCATAGCAATGATGCCAAAAAAGACAAAATGATGCAAAGTGAACTTCCGAATCTAAATCCAGAAAATGTCGATTCATTAGTAGTTTTGGAAGAACCATTATACATCATTGACGGAGTTTATTATTCTGAAAATGATTTATTTGGCAAAAATCCAACAAGTCCTTATGCACCTTTAGACAAACAAGACATTAAAACCATAACCATTTTGCAAGACCTTGAAGCCACTGAAAAATATGGCGAAAAAGGTAAAAAAGGAGTTGTCATTATCACCACAAAAACAGGAAAACCAGCTCCGAAAAAATAATCTCATGCTTTGTCAAAGTCTGTAGCTTTAACAAAGCAAAACCCAAACATTAACTCTAAAACTTATTATCATGAAAAATCTAAAACTTATTTCATCAGCCATTGCTATGCTAATATATTTCGCAGGCATGGCACAAGAAAGAACGGTTACTGGAATTATTTCAGATAAGAATGGAGCCCTTCCTGGAGTTAATGTATCAATTAAAGAAAATAAAAGATCAACACTAACCGATTTTGATGGCAAGTATGCTATAAAAGTTAAAAAAAGGGATACTCTTATTTTTAGCTTCAAAGGTTTAAAAACCGAAACAATGATATTAAAAGAAAAAAACATTATCAATTTAATAATGGTGGATTCTTTAGAAATAAAAGACCTAACTCCTTTCCTCTGTTATCCTCGAAGAAGGCAATGATTTTCACAATCTAGACCATTAAAAATCAAAACATTAATTCTTAAAACTTATTATCATGAAAAGTCTAAAACTTATTTCATCAGCCATTGCTATGCTTATATGTTTTGTAAGCATGGCGCAAGAAAGAACGATTACTGGAATCATTTCAGACAAATCCCAACAGTTGCTTCCGGGCGTAAACATTTTGAATCAGAATTCAAAAGTAAACGCCACAAGTGATTTCGATGGAAAATACAGCATTAAAGCTAAAACAGGAGACATGTTAGTTTTCAGTTTTATTGGATTTGAAACGCAAAGCCAAAAAGTTCAAAATTCAAATACAATTAATATACGATTAAATGAATACAACCAAACATTAAGCGAAGTTGTTGTAGTTGGCTACGGCACGAATAGTTCGGAATATGAAGACCGTAGTTATGCGCGTGCCGAAAGAAAAAAAGAAAAAAGAGATCTTTCTCAAGCAATACAAGGAAAAGTCGCTGGAGTTCAGGTTCAAAATAGTGTTGGATATGTTGCTGCTCCAAAACAAAGTTTTAAAATGCCAAGAGAATCTCCTTCCCTACCTCCAAAAAATGAACCTTTATATATTATTGATGGAGTTCCTGCAAAAGCCAATCAAATGGCAAAAATTAATCCGAATGATATTGATAATGTTTCGGTTTTAAAAGATCAAGCGGCGACTTCGATTTATGGAAGTAAAGCTTCAAATGGCGTTGTTGTTATTTCTACTAAAAATAACCTTTATAAAAACCTTTCAGAAAAGGAATTAGATCAAAAATTAAACATTGTTCCAATTCCTGCTGAACCATCTCAAGAAGATTATGACTCTTTTGTAGAAAATGCTTTTGAAAGTCCAAAAACAGCACCGCTTTCTACTTTTTCTATTGATGTTGATAATGCTTCTTATACGAATATCAGACGTTTTTTAAATAATGGACAGCAAGTTCCAAAAGATGCCGTTCGTGTAGAAGAAATGGTTAATTTTTTCAAATACACTTATCCACAGCCAAAAAACGAACATCCCTTTTCGATCAATACAGAAGTGAGCGATTCGCCTTGGAATGCAAATAATAAAATCCTAAAAATTGGTTTGCAGGGAAAAAATATTCCTACTGATGATTTACCTGCTTCAAATCTTGTTTTTCTGATTGATGTTTCGGGATCAATGAGCGACATGAACAAATTGCCTTTACTAAAACAATCTTTAAAAATATTGGTTAACGAATTACGTCCAAAAGATAAAGTGGCCATTGTAGTTTATGCGGGTGCTGCAGGAATGGTTTTGCCACCAACTTCTGGTGACGAGAAAAAAACAATTATCGACGCTTTAGATAAATTACAATCTGGAGGAAGCACGGCTGGAGGAGCTGGAATTGAACTGGCTTACAAAACGGCGACAGAAAATTTTATTAAAGGAGGAAACAATCGTGTAATTCTAGCAACTGACGGCGATTTTAACGTAGGAAGCTCTTCTAATACTGACATGGAAAAGCTAATCGAAGAGAAAAGAAAAACAGGCGTTTTCTTAACTTGTTTAGGTTATGGAATGGGCAATTACAAAGACAGTAAAATGGAAATTCTGGCCGATAAAGGAAATGGAAATTACGCGTACATCGACAACATTCAGGAAGCGAATCGTTTTTTAGGAAAAGAATTTAAAGGTTCAATGTTTGCTATCGCGAAAGATGTAAAAATCCAGATTGAATTCAACCCCAAACAAGTGCAATCGTATCGTTTGATTGGTTATGAAAATAGAAAACTGCGTCCAGAAGACTTTAAAAATGATGCCATTGATGCTGGAGAATTAGGAAGTAATCATACCGTAACGGCTTTGTATGAAATTATCCCTGCTGGTGTAAAAAGCGATTATTTAACAGCACAAACAGATGATTTAAAATACACTAAAACGGAAACCAATTCTAGTAATTACAGCAATGAATTGGCAACAGTAAAATTCCGTTACAAAAAACCTGATGGCGAAAAAAGCATCGAAATGGTTCAGGTAATCGAGAATAAATCAATTGCTTTGAATAAGGCGAGTGATGATATGAAATTTAGTACTGCGGTAGCTTGGTTCGGATTGAAATTAAGAGATTCAAAATTAATTGCTGACAAATCATCAGAAGAAATTGCAAAACTGGCAAAACAAGGAAATTCAAATGATGGCGAAGGTTACAAAGCGGAGTTTATTCGTTTGGTGGAAGGTGCAAAACAATTTAATTAATTACTGACAATGAAAACTATAAACCTTCTTTTATTCTTTTTTCTGTTTAGTTATGTGGCAAAGGCGCAAGATAAATCTGCTTCTAAACCAACAAAAGACACGATTCGTGAGACAAAGATTTCATCTATTACAGAACCTAAGCCTGTTCAACCTACTAAAATCATAATATGTGCTCCTTCTAAATCTGAGCTTATGCAAATTGTATACGTTTTAGACGGAAAGATTATTGACAAAGTAGAATTTAGTAAAATCAATCCCAAAACTATTGAATCTGTAAAGGCGTTAAAGATGAACGAAGCAAAATCAATTTATGGAGAACGAGGAGCAAACGGAGCAATTATTCTGACCAGTAAAAAAATAAACCAAAAATAATTTCTATTCTACAATAGGTGTTTAATATTCTTAGTCCAAATCGTAAATTACAATAATTAATAAATATTGTATTACATTTGGGCTTTTTTCAAAATATTAATTTTTTATACTCGTATGAACCCTATTTTAAGCCAAAATCTATTTTTAGTAAAAGAACATGTCGGAATGTTTAAAGCTGCTAACAACTACGACATTTACGATCCGCAGACAAATCAAATTATTATGAACTGCCGTGAAAACAATCTTGGTTTCTTTACCAAAGTATTGCGTTTTACAGATTATAAAAGAGCTACTCCATTTAATATTGAAATCACAACAGCATCTGGCGAAAAGATAATTACTGTAAGAAGAGGCGTTGCCATCTTTAGATCGACAGTGGAAGTCCTTGACGAAAAAGATCGTTTGATTGGAACTTTCAAACAAAAATTCTTTTCTATAGGAGGAAAATTTGAAATCTTAGATAAAAATGAAAGACCTGTTGCTACTTTACAAGGAAAATGGACAGGATGGGATTTTAAATTCTCTCATGAAAACAAACAATTGGCTCAAGTAAATAAAAAATGGGCGGGATTAGGAAAAGAGTTTTTTACAAGTGCTGATAATTACGTTCTTCAAATTGAAGAGAATGTAGCTGCTGACAGTCCATTGAGACAATTGATTTTAGGAGCTGTCATGTGCATTGACATGGTTCTGAAAGAATAACGAAAAGTTGTTAAACTTAGATTAAGAAAATATTTTAAAGCATTATTTTAGTTTGCAAAAGCTTATTTTTGTAAGACTTAAAATGATGCTTTCTGCATTTCAAAAAATTACCATCATGACCGACTTAAAAAATAAAAATGCATTAATTACTGGTGCTGGAAAAGGAATTGGAAAAGCTGTTGCCATTGCTTTGGCAAAAGAAGGTGTAAACCTTATTTTAGTTTCTAGAACCAAAAGTGATATTGACCAATTGGCAGAAGAAACTTCAAAACTAGGCGTAAAAACTTTGGCTCTTTCTGCTGATGTTTCTGATATTAATTCTATCAATTCGGCCGTTGAAAAAGCAATCGCCGAATTTAAAAGTATTGACATTCTAATCAACAGCGCTGGAATTGCTTCTTTTGGAAAATTCTTAGAATTAGAACCGGAAGCCTGGGAAAGAATTATCCAAGTAAACTTAATGGGAACGTATTACACCACTCGCGCCGTTATTCCAAATATGATCGAAAGACAAACTGGAGATATTATTAATATTTCTTCAACTGCAGGTTTAAACGGAAACGCTTTAACAAGTGCTTACAGCGCTTCTAAATTTGCAGTTTTAGGTTTAACCGATTCTTTAATGCAGGAAATGAGAAAACACAATATTCGTGTTACAGCTTTAACGCCAAGTACTGTTGCGACAGACATGGCAAAAGACTTAAACCTTACTGACGGAAACCCAGAAAAAGTAATGCAGTCTGAAGACATGGCCGATTTAATTATCGCTCAGTTAAAATTAAACCGAAGAGTATTTATCAAAAATAGCAGTATTTGGTCTACTAATCCTTAAAAAATTCCAATTTTGAAATTCCAAATTCCAATTGCAATTGAATTCTGGATTTTAAAATATTAAAGTCTTCAAAAAAATTCTGACCAACTTTGTCAAAGTTTAAAACTTTGACAAAGTTCTAACCAATCCTAAGCTTAAAATTTAAATTTCAACCGCAATTGGAATTTGGAATTTAAGTATTGGAATTTAAAAAAAATACGATGGAACAATATTTAAGACAATTAGTCGAAATAGAATTTCAGGATAAGAAACAAATCTATAGCGGGTTTTTAATTGATTATTCTGACGATTGGATTTTGCTTCGAAATAACCCGGTAGATTTTATTTTGGATGGTTTTGTTATTTTAAGAAATAAAAATATTGAAGCAATTTACCGAGATGAAGGACATATTTTTACAGAAAAAGTTATTCGTTTAAAAGGAATAAACATCAATACAGAAGATATTGTACCTATTCAGGATTTAAACTCGATTTTGAACTTTCTTGATCGAAAGTACACTATTTTTCAGCTTGCAAAAAAATCTTCTAAAGCAGTTTATTTAGGAAAATTAATTTCTCTTACTGAAGAAGAATTGCTAATTGATTTCTTGGAAACAAGAGGCAAATTTGGAGGGGAATTAGGTTTTAATCCAGAAAAAATTCGAGTTATTGAATTTGATACTGATTATATTAATTCTTTGAAATTGGTGGTTTCTGAGGATCAGAAATAGATTTTTCATGTAATAAAAAAAAAAACTCATAGTTTTTCTTTAAAACTATGAGGTTTTTGTCATTTCGACCGAAGGGAGAAATCGCACTAGAAAATCGACAAAGATTGGCGATTATGCATGTGGAATTTCTCCCTTAGGTCGAAATGACAATACTTAGAGTATATTTATTTTTAAGCTTCGGCCAATTTATTCAAAAACTCTAAACGAACACTTCCGTCTTCGTCAATTTTTGTTAAATTGATTTCCTGCAGAGTATTGACCAATTCTGGATTCCAAGGTGTTTTTACTTTTACGTAGTTTTCAGTAAAACCGTGGATGTATCCTTCTTTATTTTCACCTTCAAAAAGAACCGTTCTGTTTGTTCCTAATTGGCTTTCGTAAAAAGCACGACGTTTTTTTACTGATAAACCGCGAAGCATTTTACTGCGTTTTGCCCTTACATTTGAAGGAACAACACCTTCCATATTCGCCGCTTCTGTATTATCTCTTTCTGAATACGTAAAAACGTGTAAATACGAAATATCCAAATCATTTAAGAAATGATAGGTTTCTAAGAAATGCTCATCTGTTTCTCCAGGAAAACCAACAATTACATCGACACCAATACAGGCGTGAGGCATTACTTCACGAATTTTATTGACACGATCAATATACACTTCACGTAAATAACGACGTTTCATCAACTTCAAAATATCATTACTTCCTGATTGCAACGGAATATGAAAGTGCGGTACAAAAGTGCGGCTTTTAGAAACAAATTCTATTGTTTCGTTTTTCAATAAATTGGGTTCGATTGAAGAAATTCTTAAACGTTCAATTCCTTCTACTTTATCCAATGCCTGAACTAAATCTAAAAAAGTATGTTCGTGTTTTTTATTTCCGAATTCGCCTTTTCCATAATC
This portion of the Flavobacterium panacagri genome encodes:
- a CDS encoding 3-ketoacyl-ACP reductase, translating into MTDLKNKNALITGAGKGIGKAVAIALAKEGVNLILVSRTKSDIDQLAEETSKLGVKTLALSADVSDINSINSAVEKAIAEFKSIDILINSAGIASFGKFLELEPEAWERIIQVNLMGTYYTTRAVIPNMIERQTGDIINISSTAGLNGNALTSAYSASKFAVLGLTDSLMQEMRKHNIRVTALTPSTVATDMAKDLNLTDGNPEKVMQSEDMADLIIAQLKLNRRVFIKNSSIWSTNP
- a CDS encoding RNA polymerase sigma factor gives rise to the protein MHRDAQRQVYEYMAPKLYRLCKRYLKKEEEIEEALADSFFTIFTKLDQLKEAYAFEAWARRITVNHCLATIRKETNFNMYLDDVKMLSQPSVDELNTLEEEDLLNLLNHIPDGCKTVFNLFVIEGYAHKEIAEMLKISEGTSKSQLNAAKTKLKELVNKLYYQKAK
- the mtaB gene encoding tRNA (N(6)-L-threonylcarbamoyladenosine(37)-C(2))-methylthiotransferase MtaB — encoded protein: MENRKKVAFYTLGCKLNFSETSTIARSFNDEGFDRVDFEDVADIYVINTCSVTENADKQFKQVVKKAMKLNEKAFVAAVGCYAQLKPEELASVDGVDLVLGATEKFKITDYIHDLSKNDMGEVHSCEIAEADFYVGSYSIGDRTRAFLKVQDGCDYKCTYCTIPLARGISRSDALENVLKNAKEISAQNIREIVLTGVNIGDYGKGEFGNKKHEHTFLDLVQALDKVEGIERLRISSIEPNLLKNETIEFVSKSRTFVPHFHIPLQSGSNDILKLMKRRYLREVYIDRVNKIREVMPHACIGVDVIVGFPGETDEHFLETYHFLNDLDISYLHVFTYSERDNTEAANMEGVVPSNVRAKRSKMLRGLSVKKRRAFYESQLGTNRTVLFEGENKEGYIHGFTENYVKVKTPWNPELVNTLQEINLTKIDEDGSVRLEFLNKLAEA
- a CDS encoding vWA domain-containing protein gives rise to the protein MKSLKLISSAIAMLICFVSMAQERTITGIISDKSQQLLPGVNILNQNSKVNATSDFDGKYSIKAKTGDMLVFSFIGFETQSQKVQNSNTINIRLNEYNQTLSEVVVVGYGTNSSEYEDRSYARAERKKEKRDLSQAIQGKVAGVQVQNSVGYVAAPKQSFKMPRESPSLPPKNEPLYIIDGVPAKANQMAKINPNDIDNVSVLKDQAATSIYGSKASNGVVVISTKNNLYKNLSEKELDQKLNIVPIPAEPSQEDYDSFVENAFESPKTAPLSTFSIDVDNASYTNIRRFLNNGQQVPKDAVRVEEMVNFFKYTYPQPKNEHPFSINTEVSDSPWNANNKILKIGLQGKNIPTDDLPASNLVFLIDVSGSMSDMNKLPLLKQSLKILVNELRPKDKVAIVVYAGAAGMVLPPTSGDEKKTIIDALDKLQSGGSTAGGAGIELAYKTATENFIKGGNNRVILATDGDFNVGSSSNTDMEKLIEEKRKTGVFLTCLGYGMGNYKDSKMEILADKGNGNYAYIDNIQEANRFLGKEFKGSMFAIAKDVKIQIEFNPKQVQSYRLIGYENRKLRPEDFKNDAIDAGELGSNHTVTALYEIIPAGVKSDYLTAQTDDLKYTKTETNSSNYSNELATVKFRYKKPDGEKSIEMVQVIENKSIALNKASDDMKFSTAVAWFGLKLRDSKLIADKSSEEIAKLAKQGNSNDGEGYKAEFIRLVEGAKQFN
- a CDS encoding phospholipid scramblase-related protein, with the translated sequence MNPILSQNLFLVKEHVGMFKAANNYDIYDPQTNQIIMNCRENNLGFFTKVLRFTDYKRATPFNIEITTASGEKIITVRRGVAIFRSTVEVLDEKDRLIGTFKQKFFSIGGKFEILDKNERPVATLQGKWTGWDFKFSHENKQLAQVNKKWAGLGKEFFTSADNYVLQIEENVAADSPLRQLILGAVMCIDMVLKE
- a CDS encoding carboxypeptidase-like regulatory domain-containing protein, with the translated sequence MKNLKLISSAIAMLIYFAGMAQERTVTGIISDKNGALPGVNVSIKENKRSTLTDFDGKYAIKVKKRDTLIFSFKGLKTETMILKEKNIINLIMVDSLEIKDLTPFLCYPRRRQ